In Campylobacter concisus, the following proteins share a genomic window:
- a CDS encoding DEAD/DEAH box helicase, whose protein sequence is MSKANTLKYFLLSQYLEPKTLDEPKKTNTKFKKSIDLEIANFDEKFLQILRAFNRPLLKNGVEISIYGGIFETDLLAIYISKLAKVKFEKEQILDELRSEQTSFDKAFCYKLKLVGDLVFCKDDQNFALKDINLDDDLTPFFIPNSSDDLFISTAPWAMARLDHLKEISQSDFNKECERIKDKLSIYKEKMEFGKYIKLINDELKSALKTPFCNDFLRLEIKIINPNFKENDSLLNSFFIDDINLLIKFYESGRTHELTDQFLDEGSENKFERLDVRDEQNKRFVRDFFKAEEYPRSAFASDFALNFSQQIAVNNIIKKFKEKSGGIYSVNGAPGTGKTTLLKDVMAEVVTLRAMKLAQMSRHDIFAPVRDSSDKVLYFTLNKELQGYEMVVSSCNNGAVEILSKELSQLKSIGSYAGEIDYFKFIAIRLLSADEKTNFGEKSFISKPAWGLFCIPLGSKQNKSNFVFNAINGVKIEKTHSQFEDISKEFKEFIEQDGFLMGLGKYLATGEGVDDYDEAKEKFNQALHEVNLLFSEIRIKEEELKSINSELINIDKRLDNYNSAKQIEELLKPLIDELDLSKNELEQKVAEANELAKLIGQNEILQEYLSTPIKPSFFIFQQILKTQAFEKYNNEAQKVSEINRQIAEQNLKASKQNSENKEKNEAKLNELKAQITQLEEKILEFNTKIDHLSKLNDDFVRRQKLIGRSEELDSFLNGSFNQSNEEMQKSMPFMMERDLDEKPHKTKLFNARIKLFKEALNLHKATIFACKEAVRTNLRALSVIFNDEKMAEKNGLEAKDRREIIKGLFLLTPVVSSTFASFNNTFKELLNGDIGLLLIDEAGQANLTNALGALLRSNMAVVVGDPLQLEPVVTLPPALNNAILRYCDAKDEFNLLKSSVQLRADKVQNIGTYIKGEGKSIWVGSPLIVHRRCANPMFKISNETTYDDMMILGRSSESKLSDPNIKTEWIDVNSDEWIGNYNKAEGMIVKELLDGKLAKLKDSVKIITPFKDVCKNLKGAGTIHTMQGKEADVVIFVLGGATKGARAWAASTPNLLNVALTRAKEVVYIIGNRENWSNLPYFELAARKIDKGQI, encoded by the coding sequence TTGAGCAAAGCAAATACCTTAAAATACTTTTTATTATCACAATATTTAGAGCCAAAAACCTTAGACGAGCCAAAAAAGACAAATACCAAATTTAAAAAATCAATAGACCTTGAGATCGCAAATTTTGATGAGAAATTTCTACAAATTTTAAGAGCATTTAATAGACCTCTTTTAAAAAATGGTGTAGAAATTTCAATTTATGGCGGCATTTTTGAGACTGACTTGCTTGCCATTTATATTTCAAAGCTGGCAAAGGTGAAATTTGAAAAAGAGCAAATTTTAGATGAGCTACGATCTGAGCAAACGAGCTTTGATAAGGCGTTTTGCTATAAGCTTAAGCTCGTCGGTGATTTGGTATTTTGTAAAGATGATCAAAATTTTGCTTTAAAAGATATAAATTTAGATGATGATTTAACTCCGTTTTTTATACCAAACTCGTCTGATGATCTTTTTATCTCAACAGCTCCTTGGGCAATGGCTCGCCTAGATCATCTAAAAGAGATAAGCCAAAGCGACTTTAACAAAGAGTGCGAGCGTATAAAAGACAAGCTATCTATCTATAAAGAAAAAATGGAATTTGGCAAATATATAAAGCTTATAAACGATGAGCTAAAAAGTGCACTTAAAACACCATTTTGTAATGATTTCTTAAGGCTTGAAATAAAGATCATAAATCCAAATTTTAAAGAAAATGATAGCCTTTTAAATAGCTTTTTTATAGATGATATAAATTTGCTTATCAAATTTTACGAGTCAGGCAGGACGCACGAGCTAACGGATCAGTTTTTGGACGAGGGCAGTGAGAATAAATTTGAAAGACTTGATGTAAGAGATGAGCAAAATAAAAGGTTTGTTAGAGATTTTTTTAAAGCAGAAGAGTATCCAAGATCGGCCTTTGCTAGTGACTTCGCTCTAAATTTCTCGCAGCAAATTGCTGTTAATAACATCATTAAAAAATTTAAAGAAAAAAGTGGTGGAATCTATAGTGTAAATGGTGCTCCAGGAACTGGTAAAACAACGCTTTTAAAAGACGTAATGGCTGAAGTTGTTACGCTTAGAGCGATGAAACTCGCGCAAATGAGCAGACATGATATCTTTGCTCCAGTTCGAGATAGTAGCGATAAGGTGCTTTATTTCACTCTAAATAAAGAACTCCAGGGCTATGAGATGGTTGTTAGCTCTTGTAATAACGGTGCGGTTGAAATTTTAAGTAAAGAGCTTAGCCAACTAAAAAGCATCGGTAGTTACGCAGGCGAGATTGATTATTTTAAATTTATAGCTATAAGGCTTCTCTCGGCTGATGAAAAGACAAATTTTGGAGAAAAATCTTTTATCTCAAAACCTGCATGGGGGCTTTTTTGCATACCTCTTGGCTCAAAGCAAAATAAGTCAAATTTTGTTTTTAATGCGATTAATGGCGTAAAGATCGAAAAAACACATAGTCAGTTTGAAGATATTTCAAAAGAATTTAAAGAATTTATAGAGCAAGATGGCTTTTTGATGGGGCTTGGCAAGTATTTGGCTACCGGCGAAGGAGTTGATGATTACGATGAGGCAAAGGAGAAATTTAATCAAGCCCTACATGAAGTAAATCTACTTTTTAGTGAGATCAGGATCAAAGAAGAGGAGCTAAAAAGTATAAATAGCGAGCTTATAAATATCGATAAAAGACTTGATAACTATAATTCAGCAAAGCAAATAGAAGAGCTTTTAAAGCCACTAATAGATGAGCTGGATTTGAGCAAAAATGAGCTAGAACAAAAGGTGGCTGAAGCTAACGAGCTAGCAAAGCTTATTGGACAAAATGAAATTTTACAAGAGTATCTAAGTACGCCTATAAAGCCATCATTTTTTATTTTCCAGCAAATTTTAAAGACACAAGCTTTTGAAAAATATAACAATGAAGCGCAAAAAGTTAGTGAGATAAATCGCCAAATAGCTGAGCAAAATTTGAAAGCAAGCAAGCAAAATAGTGAAAATAAAGAGAAGAATGAAGCAAAATTAAACGAACTAAAAGCTCAAATAACTCAGCTTGAAGAGAAAATTTTAGAATTTAACACCAAGATAGACCATCTAAGCAAGCTTAATGACGACTTTGTTAGACGTCAAAAATTAATTGGCAGAAGCGAAGAGCTTGATAGCTTTTTAAACGGTAGCTTTAATCAGAGTAATGAAGAAATGCAAAAGAGTATGCCATTTATGATGGAGCGTGATCTTGATGAGAAACCCCACAAGACGAAGCTTTTTAACGCAAGAATCAAGCTTTTTAAAGAAGCGCTTAATCTGCATAAAGCCACTATCTTTGCTTGCAAAGAAGCTGTTAGAACAAATTTACGAGCTCTTAGCGTTATATTTAATGATGAAAAAATGGCTGAGAAAAATGGGCTTGAAGCTAAAGATAGACGTGAAATAATAAAAGGATTATTTTTACTAACGCCAGTTGTTAGTTCTACTTTCGCATCTTTTAATAATACCTTTAAAGAGCTACTAAATGGCGATATAGGTTTGCTCTTAATAGATGAAGCAGGGCAGGCAAATTTAACTAACGCATTAGGTGCACTGCTTCGTTCAAACATGGCTGTTGTAGTTGGTGATCCACTTCAACTTGAGCCCGTTGTAACATTGCCACCAGCTTTAAATAACGCTATTTTACGCTACTGTGATGCAAAGGATGAATTTAATCTACTAAAATCATCAGTTCAACTTCGAGCCGATAAAGTACAAAATATTGGTACATATATAAAAGGAGAGGGTAAGTCCATTTGGGTTGGTTCGCCACTTATCGTTCATAGAAGGTGCGCCAACCCTATGTTTAAAATTTCAAACGAAACAACATATGATGATATGATGATACTTGGCAGAAGTAGTGAAAGTAAACTTAGTGATCCTAATATCAAAACAGAATGGATTGACGTTAACAGTGATGAATGGATAGGTAATTATAATAAAGCCGAAGGTATGATCGTTAAAGAGCTTTTAGATGGTAAGCTAGCCAAGCTAAAAGATAGTGTTAAAATAATAACACCTTTTAAAGATGTTTGTAAAAATTTAAAAGGGGCTGGCACTATCCATACTATGCAAGGCAAAGAAGCTGATGTTGTTATCTTTGTCCTTGGCGGTGCTACAAAAGGTGCTAGAGCATGGGCTGCTAGTACGCCAAATTTACTAAATGTAGCACTAACAAGAGCAAAAGAGGTTGTTTATATAATTGGTAACCGAGAAAATTGGTCTAATTTGCCATATTTTGAGTTAGCGGCTAGAAAAATAGACAAAGGACAGATTTGA
- the rsmA gene encoding 16S rRNA (adenine(1518)-N(6)/adenine(1519)-N(6))-dimethyltransferase RsmA has product MIKAKKHFGQNFLQDKATLDKIIQAIPKDVANVVEIGPGLGDLTFRLLQIYKTTCFEIDCELFQILKAEFANEIQNGQLKLFCKDALEQWQQESGLSSENYFLVANLPYYVATKMILNAIDDEKCLGLIVMIQKEVALKFSAKSKDKEFSSLSILASLQGRCELLFDVDAKLFNPPPKVTSSVIKLQKTKKIFGKDGIFKDAKQYEAFKVFLRAAFASPRKTLLKNLSTNFDKNALEEIFESLALNQNLRPHELDVDSYLKVFERLKEDNERQKRRESCN; this is encoded by the coding sequence ATGATAAAGGCAAAAAAGCACTTTGGACAGAATTTTTTACAAGACAAAGCGACACTAGATAAGATCATCCAAGCGATACCCAAGGACGTAGCAAACGTCGTTGAGATTGGGCCTGGCTTAGGTGATTTGACATTTAGACTTTTGCAAATTTACAAGACGACCTGTTTTGAGATAGATTGTGAGCTGTTTCAAATTTTAAAGGCTGAATTTGCAAATGAGATCCAAAATGGACAATTAAAACTTTTTTGTAAAGATGCATTAGAGCAGTGGCAACAAGAGAGCGGACTAAGTAGTGAAAACTACTTTTTGGTCGCAAATTTGCCCTATTACGTTGCTACGAAGATGATACTAAATGCGATAGATGACGAAAAATGCCTTGGGCTTATCGTGATGATACAAAAAGAGGTTGCTCTTAAATTTAGTGCAAAGAGCAAGGATAAAGAATTTAGCTCTTTATCGATCCTCGCTTCACTTCAAGGCAGGTGTGAGCTTTTGTTTGACGTGGATGCAAAGCTTTTTAATCCACCTCCAAAGGTCACATCTTCAGTCATCAAACTACAAAAAACAAAAAAGATTTTTGGTAAAGACGGGATTTTCAAAGATGCAAAACAATACGAGGCTTTTAAAGTATTTTTAAGAGCTGCATTTGCTTCGCCAAGAAAGACGCTTTTGAAAAATTTATCCACAAATTTTGACAAAAATGCGTTAGAAGAAATTTTTGAAAGCCTAGCTTTAAACCAAAATTTACGTCCACATGAGCTAGATGTCGATTCTTATCTAAAAGTATTTGAAAGATTAAAGGAAGATAATGAACGACAAAAACGAAGAGAAAGTTGTAACTAA
- a CDS encoding ribonuclease J yields the protein MNDKNEEKVVTNQSKNNKRRRFRPKNKPKQEGETTEQASLASKSVIDNFFAAEQAENEAHAEPKSQNPRPKKPSNNKNQNKNSENNKPEDQKQEPQETKTKTQEQKEKPKKAKKPKKNLPAKLNGNEQWQQDIASAMVANKAVHELRLEPMKYLNSSEHKIRITPLGGLGEIGGNMTVFETETSAIIVDIGMSFPSESMHGVDILIPDFDYVRKIKDKIKGVIITHAHEDHIGAVPYFYKEFKFPIYATPLPLGMINNKFEEHGLKQERSLFRSVEKRKPYLIGDFEVEWIHITHSIIDASALAITTKAGTIIHTGDFKIDHTPIDGYPTDLGRLAYYGERGVLCLMSDSTNSYKEGFTKSESSVGKTFDAIFSKAKGRVIMSTFSSNIHRVYQAIEWGLKYNRKVCVIGRSMERNLYTAMELGYIKLDKKIFIDANEVGKFKDNEVLIVTTGSQGETMSALYRMATDEHKYIKIKPTDQIIISSKAIPGNESSISTVLNFLIKSGANVAYQDFSEIHVSGHAAQEEQKLMLRLIKPKFFLPVHGEYNHIAKHKETAISCGVDERNIYLMSDGDQMEICQKYLKRVKTVKTGKVFIDNQINKQISDDVVIDRQNLAEAGVVMIIAQISRHGAKLINKPRVISYGLVGNKQDAEFSKEMQEILTQFLSNVKEELLKDGRLLESQVRQVIRKHIFRKVKKYPTIVPIIYLM from the coding sequence ATGAACGACAAAAACGAAGAGAAAGTTGTAACTAACCAAAGTAAAAACAACAAAAGACGAAGATTTAGACCAAAAAATAAACCAAAACAAGAAGGTGAAACTACCGAGCAAGCTTCACTAGCAAGCAAAAGTGTAATAGATAACTTCTTTGCAGCAGAGCAGGCTGAAAATGAAGCACACGCCGAGCCAAAGAGTCAAAATCCTCGCCCAAAAAAGCCAAGCAATAACAAAAATCAAAACAAAAATAGTGAAAATAATAAGCCAGAAGATCAAAAACAAGAACCACAAGAAACAAAAACCAAAACGCAAGAACAAAAAGAAAAGCCTAAAAAAGCTAAAAAGCCAAAGAAAAATTTACCTGCAAAACTAAATGGTAATGAGCAATGGCAGCAAGATATCGCAAGCGCAATGGTAGCAAACAAGGCCGTTCACGAGCTACGCCTAGAGCCGATGAAGTACCTAAATTCAAGTGAGCATAAAATTCGCATAACTCCACTTGGCGGTCTTGGCGAGATCGGCGGCAATATGACCGTCTTTGAAACTGAAACCAGCGCAATCATCGTTGATATCGGTATGAGCTTTCCAAGCGAGAGCATGCACGGCGTGGATATCCTCATCCCAGACTTCGACTACGTTCGCAAGATAAAAGATAAGATAAAAGGCGTCATCATCACTCACGCACATGAGGATCACATCGGCGCGGTGCCTTATTTTTACAAAGAGTTTAAATTTCCCATATACGCCACACCGCTTCCGCTTGGCATGATAAATAATAAATTTGAAGAGCACGGACTAAAACAAGAGCGCTCGCTCTTTAGATCAGTCGAAAAAAGAAAGCCATATCTCATAGGTGACTTTGAAGTCGAGTGGATACATATAACGCACTCTATCATCGACGCCTCTGCTCTTGCGATCACGACAAAGGCTGGCACGATCATCCACACAGGCGATTTTAAGATCGACCACACGCCGATAGATGGCTACCCAACAGACCTTGGCAGACTAGCGTATTATGGCGAGCGTGGCGTGCTTTGCCTAATGAGCGATAGCACAAATAGCTACAAAGAGGGCTTTACAAAGAGCGAAAGCAGCGTGGGCAAAACCTTTGATGCGATTTTCTCAAAAGCCAAAGGTCGCGTCATAATGAGTACATTTAGTTCAAACATCCACCGCGTTTATCAGGCGATCGAGTGGGGGCTAAAATACAACCGCAAAGTCTGTGTCATTGGTAGATCAATGGAGAGAAATTTATATACTGCAATGGAGCTTGGCTACATCAAACTTGATAAGAAAATTTTTATCGATGCAAATGAAGTCGGTAAATTTAAAGATAACGAAGTGCTGATCGTTACCACAGGCTCTCAGGGTGAGACTATGAGCGCGCTCTACCGAATGGCTACCGACGAGCACAAATACATCAAAATAAAGCCGACCGATCAGATCATCATCAGCTCAAAGGCGATCCCTGGCAATGAAAGCAGTATCTCAACTGTGTTAAATTTCCTTATCAAATCAGGCGCAAATGTAGCCTATCAAGATTTTAGTGAAATTCATGTAAGTGGTCACGCGGCGCAAGAAGAGCAAAAACTGATGCTACGTCTTATAAAACCAAAATTTTTCTTACCAGTTCACGGCGAATACAATCACATCGCAAAACACAAAGAGACAGCTATTAGCTGCGGCGTAGACGAGAGAAACATCTATCTCATGAGTGATGGCGACCAAATGGAGATCTGTCAAAAATACTTAAAACGTGTAAAAACGGTAAAAACCGGCAAAGTCTTCATAGACAATCAAATAAATAAACAAATCTCAGACGATGTCGTCATCGATAGACAAAACCTTGCTGAAGCAGGTGTCGTCATGATAATCGCTCAAATTTCACGTCATGGCGCAAAGCTTATAAATAAACCTCGCGTCATTAGCTACGGACTTGTAGGCAATAAACAAGATGCGGAGTTTAGCAAAGAGATGCAAGAAATTTTGACGCAGTTTTTAAGCAACGTCAAAGAGGAGCTTTTAAAAGATGGCAGGCTGCTCGAGTCACAAGTACGCCAAGTGATTAGAAAACATATCTTTAGAAAGGTCAAAAAGTACCCAACTATCGTGCCAATTATCTATCTAATGTAA
- a CDS encoding KpsF/GutQ family sugar-phosphate isomerase, translating into MQTINQIAAEVLKIEANELLRHAKNLEIEDAVNLIFNTKGKVIVTGVGKSGHVGAKIAATLASTGTPSFFLHPTEAMHGDLGMIEKDDVLLAISFSGESDELIKILPHVKRFGVKIVAMARSKISSLGKFSDAFIGIDVEKEACPLNAAPTASTTLTLALGDALAVCLMQRRGFKKEDFANFHPGGSLGKRLFLKVKDVMRSENLPIVRWNASLKKAIDTMTHGKLGTVLIVDKDGVLNAILSDGDLRRALMREDFDLDEPAMKFATLHPEEINDKEMLAVDALALIEKYKIQLLAVVENGVPVGVLHIHDLANLGL; encoded by the coding sequence ATGCAAACAATCAACCAAATCGCAGCCGAAGTTTTAAAGATAGAAGCAAACGAGCTTTTAAGACATGCTAAAAACTTAGAGATAGAAGATGCTGTAAATTTGATATTTAATACAAAAGGCAAGGTCATAGTCACAGGTGTAGGCAAGAGCGGTCATGTAGGCGCAAAGATCGCTGCCACGCTTGCTAGTACTGGTACGCCAAGCTTTTTCTTGCATCCAACAGAGGCTATGCACGGCGACCTTGGCATGATAGAAAAGGATGATGTTTTGTTAGCCATTAGCTTTAGTGGCGAGAGCGATGAGCTTATAAAAATTTTGCCTCACGTAAAGCGCTTTGGCGTAAAGATCGTCGCAATGGCAAGGAGCAAAATAAGCTCGCTTGGTAAATTTAGCGATGCATTTATTGGCATTGACGTAGAGAAAGAGGCGTGTCCACTAAATGCCGCCCCAACAGCATCAACTACGCTAACGTTAGCTCTTGGCGATGCGTTGGCTGTTTGTTTGATGCAAAGGCGAGGCTTTAAAAAAGAGGACTTTGCAAATTTTCATCCAGGTGGTAGTCTTGGCAAGAGGCTATTTTTAAAGGTCAAAGATGTGATGAGAAGCGAAAATTTACCGATAGTTCGCTGGAATGCGAGCCTAAAAAAAGCAATCGATACTATGACACACGGTAAACTTGGCACGGTTCTTATCGTCGATAAAGATGGTGTGTTAAATGCTATTTTAAGCGACGGCGATCTTAGACGTGCACTTATGAGGGAAGACTTTGACCTAGACGAGCCAGCAATGAAATTTGCAACCTTACATCCAGAAGAGATAAACGACAAGGAAATGTTAGCTGTGGATGCGTTAGCTTTGATAGAAAAATATAAAATTCAGCTTCTGGCCGTTGTAGAAAATGGCGTACCTGTGGGTGTTTTACACATCCATGACCTTGCAAATTTAGGACTATAA
- a CDS encoding pseudouridine synthase: MEKTRLNKFISHNTNYSRREADELIKAGKVSIAGRVVSDLATSVDEDDKVRINGRLIKLKKEFTVIVYHKQKGELVSKKDDRGRKTIYDTLDKKFAKFVSVGRLDYASEGLLLLTDAPAIATALMNSDLEREYYLKVKGEVTKEVIEAMTNGFFAKDATKGAHAKTTIKSMEFKPFLAYKVFGSSGGYTKLKVIINEGQNRELRRFFGYFDLEVMDLKRVSFGRVSLDMLKPGKWRYFENSEYEDLRDFLKVNNVRY; the protein is encoded by the coding sequence ATGGAAAAAACAAGACTAAATAAATTTATCTCACATAACACAAATTACTCACGCCGTGAGGCAGATGAGCTGATAAAAGCTGGTAAGGTTAGCATAGCAGGACGAGTGGTTAGCGACCTTGCCACAAGCGTGGATGAAGATGACAAAGTACGTATAAATGGTCGTTTGATAAAGCTAAAAAAGGAATTTACTGTTATTGTTTATCATAAACAAAAGGGTGAGCTTGTTAGTAAAAAAGATGACCGCGGACGAAAGACGATCTATGATACACTAGATAAGAAATTTGCAAAATTTGTTAGCGTAGGACGCTTAGACTATGCAAGTGAAGGGCTACTTTTACTAACTGACGCCCCAGCGATCGCCACAGCTTTGATGAATAGCGACTTAGAGCGAGAATACTATCTAAAGGTAAAAGGCGAGGTGACAAAAGAGGTGATTGAGGCGATGACAAATGGCTTTTTTGCCAAGGACGCTACCAAAGGCGCACACGCAAAAACCACTATAAAATCAATGGAATTTAAGCCATTTCTAGCCTATAAAGTCTTTGGCTCAAGCGGTGGCTATACAAAACTAAAGGTTATCATTAACGAGGGGCAAAACAGGGAGCTTCGCCGCTTCTTTGGCTACTTTGACCTTGAAGTGATGGATCTAAAAAGGGTTAGCTTTGGACGTGTTAGCCTTGATATGCTAAAGCCTGGCAAATGGCGCTACTTCGAAAATAGCGAATACGAAGACCTAAGAGACTTTTTAAAGGTTAATAACGTTAGATACTAA
- a CDS encoding tetratricopeptide repeat protein produces the protein MDCCFDLGAFYLKDKGTKQNYHIAKKYFYKACELGLQPGCDVYKKLNEKGL, from the coding sequence ATTGATTGTTGTTTTGATTTAGGAGCTTTTTACCTAAAAGACAAAGGCACAAAACAAAACTACCACATAGCAAAAAAATATTTTTATAAGGCTTGCGAATTAGGGCTTCAACCAGGGTGTGACGTTTATAAAAAGTTAAACGAAAAAGGCCTTTAA
- a CDS encoding ABC transporter ATP-binding protein, with protein MINIRGVSLVYNQNKQNEFCALKNINLDINDGELVILKGISGSGKSTLLSLIALLQKPTSGEILIDGTNIAKLPDAFCSEFRHKRLGLVFQNFNLIEGLSVYENLLAPFALTNFKANVRDEMIKKALSLANIAHKKDENVSNLSGGERQRCAVARALSMDANIILADEPTANLDRQNARAFLGLLESFKALKKSVIVATHDSIFDELGATDRIVSLQNGEIV; from the coding sequence ATGATAAATATAAGAGGTGTTAGCCTAGTTTATAACCAAAACAAACAAAATGAGTTTTGTGCTTTAAAAAATATAAATTTAGATATTAATGACGGCGAGCTAGTGATATTAAAAGGCATTAGTGGAAGCGGTAAAAGCACCTTGCTTTCGCTTATCGCCCTACTTCAAAAGCCAACTAGTGGAGAAATTTTGATAGATGGCACTAACATAGCAAAGCTACCTGATGCCTTTTGCTCCGAGTTTAGACACAAAAGGCTTGGACTTGTCTTTCAAAATTTTAACCTCATCGAGGGACTAAGTGTCTATGAAAATTTACTAGCTCCATTTGCTCTAACAAATTTCAAGGCAAATGTGCGAGATGAGATGATAAAAAAGGCTCTAAGCCTCGCAAATATTGCTCATAAAAAAGATGAGAACGTATCAAATTTAAGTGGTGGCGAGCGCCAAAGATGTGCGGTAGCTAGGGCTTTATCTATGGATGCTAACATCATCTTGGCTGATGAGCCAACGGCAAATTTAGATAGACAAAATGCACGTGCATTTTTGGGCTTGCTAGAGTCTTTTAAAGCTCTAAAAAAGAGTGTTATTGTCGCTACTCACGATAGCATTTTTGATGAGCTAGGTGCAACAGATAGGATTGTTAGCTTGCAAAACGGAGAGATAGTATGA
- a CDS encoding ABC transporter permease: MIGKNFINYAVVLLFKDRKDHLFSFCLFALIIFVLSSVLFISGSIQHDLINLVKDRSSIVVSAFRAGKNDLMHPGYIYDISKIDGVADVRGVVDGEYYFVQKRVWFHLYEDDSLKEDEMIVGEGVKAAMNELYYDDSFNFLTEERMIPVKILKTMPAQSGLITNNAIFLHPNTLRAILNLKDEEYTKLYVEVPNADEISEVALKIENLYPNSFALSIEDEVAKVRHLYYYKGGIFMSIYVSVMLIFFVLLKNQISLAYGSKKREIAILRSIGFCIKDIIFLKFIQNFIVSVSAFLLGVMLAYLFVFVLNAPLLKGIFLGDELLNFTNFTPILEFDKLFLIFVFGVIPFLAFVLIPSWRVASSDINEGLK; encoded by the coding sequence ATGATAGGTAAAAATTTTATAAACTATGCTGTGGTTCTGCTTTTTAAAGATAGGAAGGATCACCTTTTTAGCTTTTGCCTCTTTGCACTCATTATCTTTGTGCTAAGCTCGGTACTTTTCATCTCTGGATCGATCCAGCATGATCTTATAAATTTAGTAAAAGATAGATCAAGTATCGTAGTGAGCGCATTTCGTGCTGGCAAAAATGATCTCATGCACCCTGGCTATATCTACGACATCTCAAAGATTGATGGCGTGGCTGACGTTAGGGGCGTGGTTGATGGAGAGTACTACTTCGTTCAAAAGCGTGTTTGGTTTCATCTATATGAAGATGATAGCTTAAAAGAGGATGAGATGATCGTCGGAGAAGGTGTAAAGGCAGCGATGAATGAGCTTTACTACGATGATAGCTTTAATTTTCTAACTGAAGAGCGCATGATACCAGTAAAGATATTAAAGACTATGCCGGCACAAAGTGGCTTAATCACAAATAACGCTATATTTTTACATCCAAATACACTAAGGGCTATTTTGAATTTAAAAGATGAAGAGTATACGAAGCTCTACGTTGAGGTGCCAAATGCCGATGAGATCAGTGAAGTAGCTTTAAAGATAGAGAATTTATATCCAAATTCTTTCGCCCTTAGTATAGAAGATGAGGTGGCTAAGGTTAGGCACCTTTACTACTACAAGGGTGGAATTTTTATGAGCATTTACGTTAGCGTTATGCTTATATTCTTTGTCTTGCTTAAAAACCAAATTTCACTCGCCTATGGTAGTAAAAAGCGTGAAATAGCTATTTTAAGAAGTATTGGTTTTTGTATAAAAGATATTATATTTTTGAAATTTATACAAAATTTCATCGTGAGCGTTAGTGCTTTTTTACTCGGTGTTATGCTGGCTTACCTTTTTGTTTTTGTATTAAACGCTCCACTTCTAAAAGGGATATTTTTAGGTGATGAGCTTTTAAATTTTACAAATTTCACGCCTATTTTAGAGTTTGATAAGCTCTTTTTGATCTTTGTTTTTGGTGTGATACCATTTTTGGCGTTTGTGCTTATACCTTCATGGAGAGTAGCAAGTAGCGACATAAATGAGGGGCTAAAATGA